One Paenibacillus crassostreae DNA segment encodes these proteins:
- the spoIIE gene encoding stage II sporulation protein E, with protein sequence MDKRNVIDFPSVHKAEGSKVAYQPQPWVARITQGRVIRGTMNMIATKKWMIVLAMMGFLLGKAMILDELSPFALAFFAVIAFMRRDYLPVVTVAIIAGSLFAPFPTPLLIVAEIIVFYLIHKGLQAFEHAELSYAPMMVFISTFCIQLFHGLIGPSLTWYTLFMVTIDAVLSFVLTMVFIQAIPVFTYRSKNYQLKNEEVLCLIILLASVMTGAVGWNVYSLSIEHILSRYLILLFALVGGASLGASVGVITGLILSLADISAIYQMSLLAFSGMLAGMLREGRRAMVAIGMLLGSSILSIYFIGPGDVMTSTWETCVAIILFMITPKASIALISKYVPGTQDHTKSQHEYAKRVRDITADRVTQFSQVFRQLSQSFGQISGTEEVSKRTEEMDHFMNAVTEGTCAGCFKNQHCWDKKFYQTYKYMTEMMSAVEDTPDLSSDKVPHEWNRICHKTNDVLEVMKKQYQLYQHDMQWKRQIYDSRHLVAEQLSGVSQVMDDLAREIKRGGQALYRQEEEIREALERMGLSIHGIDIVNLDSGHVEIEIVHAYTRGYDECRKIIAPLLSNILDEHIAVMQESSTSRDGLSTVVFGSAKTFEITTGVAGAAKGGDIFSGDSFSTVEIGNGTFAVALSDGMGNGERARLESSTALDILEQLLQSGMDEKLAIKSVNSILLLRSPDEIYATVDMALIDQYTAETTFMKIGSTPSFIKRGHEVILVSASNLPIGIIQEIEVDLVTIQLQAGDIVIMMTDGLYDAPGYAVNKELWMKRIIQEIDSDDPQYIADSLLEKVIRYQQNQIQDDMTVVIGKVERYQPQWATLHVPGLTRMERPRTVS encoded by the coding sequence ATGGATAAAAGAAATGTAATAGATTTCCCTAGTGTTCACAAAGCAGAAGGATCAAAGGTAGCTTACCAACCCCAACCGTGGGTTGCTCGTATAACACAGGGGCGTGTTATACGGGGGACAATGAATATGATTGCAACGAAGAAGTGGATGATTGTGTTGGCAATGATGGGATTCTTATTGGGAAAGGCTATGATTTTGGATGAGTTATCACCCTTTGCATTAGCATTCTTTGCAGTTATTGCATTCATGAGAAGGGATTATCTTCCTGTCGTAACGGTCGCGATCATTGCGGGTAGTCTATTTGCTCCATTTCCAACACCGTTGTTGATTGTTGCAGAAATAATTGTTTTCTATCTTATTCATAAAGGCCTTCAGGCTTTTGAACATGCTGAGTTATCTTATGCGCCTATGATGGTATTCATTTCAACTTTCTGCATTCAATTGTTTCATGGTCTTATAGGTCCATCGCTTACCTGGTATACACTATTCATGGTGACAATTGATGCTGTATTAAGTTTTGTGCTTACGATGGTCTTTATTCAAGCGATTCCTGTATTTACATATCGCAGTAAGAACTATCAGTTGAAGAATGAAGAAGTCCTTTGTTTGATCATTCTACTAGCATCAGTTATGACGGGTGCAGTGGGGTGGAATGTTTATTCTCTATCGATTGAGCATATTCTCTCGCGGTACCTTATTTTATTGTTCGCGCTAGTAGGTGGAGCATCACTTGGAGCTTCTGTCGGAGTAATAACAGGCCTTATTCTAAGTTTAGCGGATATATCCGCCATATATCAGATGAGTCTGCTCGCTTTCTCCGGTATGCTTGCTGGGATGTTACGTGAGGGACGCCGTGCCATGGTTGCCATCGGAATGTTATTAGGTTCATCGATTCTTTCAATTTATTTCATCGGGCCAGGAGATGTCATGACTTCTACTTGGGAGACTTGTGTAGCCATTATACTGTTCATGATTACACCTAAGGCTTCGATTGCGTTAATCTCCAAATACGTACCAGGGACACAGGATCATACGAAGTCTCAGCATGAATATGCCAAGCGGGTACGTGATATAACAGCAGATCGGGTGACACAGTTCTCACAAGTATTTAGGCAATTGTCTCAAAGCTTTGGGCAAATCTCGGGTACAGAGGAAGTAAGCAAGCGTACGGAAGAAATGGATCATTTCATGAATGCTGTCACAGAGGGGACTTGTGCGGGATGTTTCAAGAACCAACATTGTTGGGATAAGAAATTCTATCAGACCTATAAATATATGACAGAAATGATGAGCGCTGTTGAAGATACACCTGATCTCTCATCAGACAAGGTACCGCATGAGTGGAATCGAATATGCCATAAGACAAATGATGTTCTCGAAGTGATGAAGAAGCAGTATCAGCTCTATCAACATGATATGCAATGGAAGCGTCAAATATACGATAGCAGGCATCTAGTGGCAGAACAATTGTCAGGAGTATCCCAAGTGATGGATGATTTGGCACGTGAGATCAAACGGGGAGGTCAAGCTCTCTATAGGCAGGAAGAAGAGATCAGAGAGGCCCTTGAAAGAATGGGATTGTCTATTCATGGGATCGATATCGTCAATCTCGATTCAGGGCATGTAGAGATTGAGATCGTACATGCGTATACAAGGGGCTATGATGAGTGTCGTAAGATTATTGCACCACTTCTCTCAAATATTCTAGATGAGCATATTGCTGTGATGCAAGAGTCATCGACAAGTAGAGATGGACTTTCGACTGTTGTGTTCGGTTCAGCCAAAACATTCGAAATAACAACTGGTGTGGCGGGGGCTGCTAAAGGTGGAGATATATTCTCAGGAGACAGCTTTAGTACAGTAGAAATAGGCAATGGCACATTTGCAGTCGCTTTAAGTGATGGAATGGGCAATGGTGAACGTGCACGACTAGAGAGTAGTACGGCCCTAGATATATTAGAACAACTACTTCAGTCTGGTATGGATGAGAAATTAGCGATAAAATCTGTTAATTCGATTCTTCTTCTTAGATCACCTGATGAAATATATGCAACGGTGGATATGGCTTTGATCGATCAGTATACGGCTGAAACAACATTTATGAAGATTGGTTCTACTCCTAGTTTTATAAAAAGAGGCCATGAGGTTATTCTTGTCTCCGCAAGTAATCTTCCGATAGGTATTATTCAGGAAATTGAAGTAGATTTAGTTACAATTCAATTACAAGCTGGCGACATTGTTATTATGATGACAGATGGACTATATGATGCCCCAGGTTATGCTGTCAATAAGGAGCTATGGATGAAGAGGATTATTCAAGAGATTGATAGTGATGACCCGCAATATATTGCTGATAGTCTATTGGAAAAGGTTATTCGTTATCAGCAGAATCAAATCCAGGATGATATGACAGTTGTGATTGGAAAGGTAGAGCGTTATCAACCGCAATGGGCCACACTTCATGTTCCTGGACTAACACGGATGGAACGACCACGAACAGTAAGCTAG
- a CDS encoding S1 domain-containing RNA-binding protein — translation MAIEVGTKLEGKVTGITHFGAFVDLSGGVTGLVHISEIADNYVKDVNDHLKIHDVVTVKVINVDKDGKIGLSIKQTVDKPVESRPARSPRPERSGSTGGREGGGGGERFSGGGREGGGGGGGGFNRDRGGRSFKPPVNKATFEDKVSRFLKDSEERASSIKKNTESKRGGRGAKRM, via the coding sequence ATGGCAATCGAAGTAGGCACCAAGTTAGAAGGTAAGGTAACAGGCATAACGCACTTTGGAGCGTTTGTGGATCTGTCAGGAGGCGTCACGGGTCTAGTTCACATCTCAGAGATCGCTGATAATTACGTTAAGGATGTCAATGATCATTTGAAGATTCATGATGTTGTGACCGTAAAGGTGATCAATGTTGACAAGGACGGCAAGATCGGGCTATCCATCAAGCAAACTGTTGATAAGCCAGTTGAATCGAGACCAGCAAGAAGTCCAAGACCTGAACGCAGCGGTAGTACTGGTGGCAGAGAAGGTGGCGGTGGTGGAGAACGATTTAGTGGCGGCGGCAGAGAAGGCGGCGGTGGTGGCGGTGGCGGTTTCAATCGTGACCGTGGCGGGCGTTCATTCAAGCCTCCTGTCAACAAAGCTACATTCGAGGATAAAGTGTCACGCTTCCTAAAAGATAGTGAAGAACGGGCATCGTCAATTAAGAAGAATACGGAATCCAAACGTGGTGGACGTGGCGCAAAACGCATGTAA
- a CDS encoding FtsB family cell division protein translates to MGKYASQASSQQQSIKNAGGRRRLILWICFMLLFLCWAGYTLINQRSQIADMNMELINKETTKTETDQTVLQLEYEVNRLQDPEYIGQLARKDYGLYRPEETPIRPDISSP, encoded by the coding sequence ATGGGCAAATATGCCTCGCAGGCATCAAGTCAGCAACAATCAATTAAAAATGCAGGCGGGCGTAGACGATTGATCCTGTGGATATGCTTTATGCTTCTCTTTTTATGTTGGGCGGGATACACGCTTATAAATCAAAGATCGCAAATTGCAGATATGAACATGGAATTGATTAATAAGGAAACAACCAAGACCGAAACGGACCAAACAGTTCTACAACTAGAATACGAAGTCAATCGGTTACAAGACCCTGAATATATCGGGCAACTGGCACGTAAGGATTATGGTCTGTATAGACCTGAGGAAACCCCCATTCGTCCGGATATTTCAAGCCCGTAA
- the yabQ gene encoding spore cortex biosynthesis protein YabQ yields the protein MNPYAQWITLLWMLFSGTTMGLAYDSYRVLSNQFRFPKWTIHLMDFIYWCAMAIFVFRMLYISNQGELRFYAFVGLFLGIWSYFLILSVTTQRFVVMLIKVVQYVLYLLKRLLIVLVWIPIRSLYRMVVGLLGIIWSIVMFILGIVLRCLYPFWKLLKWATLPTLSRLGVPDRIKKWTRICVDLWNRWT from the coding sequence ATGAATCCATATGCTCAATGGATAACACTACTGTGGATGTTATTCTCAGGAACAACGATGGGACTGGCATATGACAGCTACCGGGTGTTGTCCAACCAGTTCCGTTTTCCTAAATGGACCATCCATCTAATGGATTTCATATATTGGTGTGCAATGGCTATATTTGTTTTTCGAATGCTCTATATCAGTAACCAAGGAGAACTGCGATTTTATGCATTTGTTGGATTGTTTTTAGGAATATGGAGCTATTTTTTAATCTTAAGTGTTACTACACAGCGTTTTGTGGTAATGTTAATAAAGGTAGTTCAATATGTATTGTATTTGCTGAAGCGATTATTAATCGTTTTGGTGTGGATACCGATTAGAAGTCTATATCGTATGGTAGTAGGCTTACTAGGTATAATATGGTCAATTGTCATGTTCATCCTAGGAATTGTATTACGATGTTTATATCCCTTCTGGAAACTATTGAAATGGGCTACTCTACCGACCTTATCTAGACTGGGTGTGCCAGATAGAATAAAAAAATGGACGCGGATTTGTGTTGATTTATGGAATCGCTGGACATAA
- the yabP gene encoding sporulation protein YabP gives MIEQSKAKSHDLHMQNRRQIHMTGVQNVESFDSEKFLLQTDLGHLTIKGQNLHIKNLSLEEGLLSIEGLVHSLVYLDPGSSHSKNKGMLGKLFK, from the coding sequence ATGATTGAACAAAGTAAAGCGAAAAGTCATGATCTTCATATGCAGAACCGTAGGCAGATTCATATGACAGGTGTTCAGAATGTGGAGAGCTTTGATAGTGAGAAGTTTCTGTTACAGACTGATCTCGGACATTTGACCATAAAAGGTCAGAATTTACATATCAAGAACCTTAGTTTAGAGGAGGGGCTACTCTCTATAGAAGGGCTCGTACATTCCTTAGTCTACTTGGATCCCGGATCCAGTCATAGTAAGAACAAAGGAATGCTAGGTAAGTTATTTAAATGA
- a CDS encoding RNA-binding S4 domain-containing protein: protein MRIDKFLKVSRLIKRRTVAKDISEQGRVLINGRESKPSSAVKVGDEITVQFGQKLVTVRVERLAESTRKEEATSLYTLVKEEPIVRDNGLDWQ from the coding sequence ATGAGAATAGATAAATTCCTTAAAGTATCAAGGTTAATTAAACGGCGTACGGTAGCAAAGGATATATCGGAACAAGGTCGGGTCCTCATCAATGGTCGGGAGTCTAAACCTAGCAGCGCAGTAAAAGTGGGCGATGAGATTACGGTCCAATTTGGCCAAAAGCTGGTTACAGTTCGTGTTGAAAGGCTCGCCGAGAGTACCCGTAAAGAAGAGGCGACAAGCCTCTACACCTTGGTTAAGGAAGAGCCAATTGTTAGAGATAACGGTCTAGATTGGCAATAA